The Phycisphaerales bacterium genome includes a region encoding these proteins:
- a CDS encoding PQQ-binding-like beta-propeller repeat protein: MARRTIAIPAIARRSRPGPRLVRFGAAGILALLMIAAAWIGIRTLVQRSFDWMTDRGLALLAVSTSEAAALDTWEAETRADWQRRKLDYVRYLVERRNPNGLTHHHTRLLLSRVSDADYPTVEDWQRWLRAAARLERGEAPAVTSSERLDITELWRAPVGLTSWFSTILPLDGEIFIASLGREFDDPNDPADGVVRVDGASGQATLFFQPPPEHRGPRDVVGLAASSGLLFVACWNGTVYTLDMSGAIRFTTSLGDAIVGPPLAVDTNSDGTMDVVVPTRSGRIVAISGRTGRVSWSTQVAPAMTTASAPAATLARLTATGPGPGNLLVTFPDGHLAVVAAVNGALRGQRALATTTVAGGLGLASERYAGVPGYVADRAGRIWSISEIGNGYDGVPIRVLPLRHDERVLAALRTLTPARAEPGNETPLLLAAISGEFGVGRGAVVALSAEGSRWQCPIPGAIWGTPAVANLRMGRLTGPRPANVVVASIVPGVDAQATGMLTILSDRGHVVWQQALPAPVESSPVVADVTGNNRLEILVADQQGILWCFRTPGGGPVEWGTLGGDSHNTRHVDNAFGFGNRAFGYQAAWKTP, translated from the coding sequence ATGGCGCGCAGAACCATCGCCATCCCAGCCATCGCACGGCGGAGCCGCCCCGGCCCGCGGCTCGTCCGTTTCGGAGCCGCAGGAATTCTTGCTCTGCTGATGATCGCAGCGGCCTGGATCGGAATCCGAACCCTCGTCCAACGTTCTTTCGACTGGATGACCGACCGGGGCCTCGCGCTCCTGGCGGTCAGCACCTCTGAGGCCGCGGCACTGGATACGTGGGAAGCCGAGACGCGCGCGGACTGGCAACGCCGCAAGCTTGATTACGTCCGATATCTCGTCGAGCGGCGCAATCCGAACGGGCTGACGCACCACCACACACGCCTGCTGCTCAGCCGGGTCTCCGACGCCGACTACCCCACTGTCGAGGACTGGCAGCGCTGGTTGCGCGCGGCCGCACGTCTGGAGCGCGGCGAAGCCCCGGCCGTAACCAGCAGCGAGCGGCTCGACATCACCGAACTATGGCGGGCCCCGGTCGGCCTCACCTCGTGGTTCAGCACGATTCTCCCGCTCGACGGCGAAATCTTCATCGCTTCACTCGGCCGTGAGTTCGACGATCCGAACGATCCCGCTGACGGCGTCGTACGGGTCGACGGCGCCAGCGGGCAGGCGACGCTGTTCTTCCAACCGCCCCCCGAACACCGCGGCCCGCGCGACGTGGTGGGACTGGCCGCCAGCTCCGGACTGCTCTTTGTGGCCTGCTGGAATGGCACGGTCTACACGCTGGACATGAGCGGCGCGATCCGCTTCACCACCTCGCTCGGAGATGCGATCGTCGGGCCTCCGCTCGCGGTAGACACCAATTCCGACGGCACCATGGATGTCGTGGTACCGACACGCAGCGGGCGGATCGTCGCCATCAGCGGTCGTACCGGACGCGTGAGCTGGTCCACACAGGTTGCACCCGCGATGACCACTGCGTCGGCGCCCGCGGCCACGCTCGCACGGCTCACCGCGACGGGCCCCGGACCCGGCAACCTGCTGGTCACATTCCCCGACGGCCACCTCGCCGTGGTGGCGGCCGTCAACGGCGCGCTGCGGGGGCAGCGCGCGCTCGCGACGACCACCGTGGCCGGCGGACTCGGACTCGCATCCGAGCGCTACGCCGGCGTTCCGGGCTATGTGGCAGACCGGGCCGGTCGAATCTGGAGCATTAGCGAGATCGGCAACGGCTACGACGGGGTCCCGATCCGGGTGCTACCGCTGCGGCACGATGAAAGGGTGCTGGCAGCGCTGCGCACCCTGACACCGGCGCGGGCGGAGCCGGGCAACGAAACCCCGCTGTTGTTGGCGGCGATCTCGGGCGAGTTCGGCGTGGGACGCGGGGCCGTCGTGGCCTTGTCGGCAGAGGGATCGCGCTGGCAGTGTCCGATTCCCGGCGCGATCTGGGGTACACCGGCGGTCGCCAACCTGAGAATGGGGCGTCTGACCGGTCCACGCCCGGCGAACGTTGTGGTCGCCAGCATCGTGCCGGGTGTGGACGCGCAAGCGACCGGCATGCTCACGATTCTGTCAGACCGCGGGCATGTCGTGTGGCAGCAAGCCCTGCCGGCCCCGGTGGAGAGCTCGCCGGTGGTTGCGGACGTGACCGGGAACAACCGGCTGGAAATCCTCGTCGCCGACCAGCAAGGCATCCTGTGGTGCTTCCGAACCCCGGGTGGCGGGCCGGTGGAATGGGGCACGCTGGGCGGCGACAGCCACAACACGCGCCATGTCGACAACGCCTTCGGATTTGGCAATCGCGCCTTCGGATACCAGGCAGCGTGGAAGACGCCGTAA
- a CDS encoding glycosyltransferase family 2 protein — translation MPRLHPEVSVVVPVFEEEASLPVVVPHFLAVLGRQRRRFELIFVNDGSRDRTAELLDTFAHQDSRVCVIHLARNFGQTAALMAGFWAARAPIIVPLDGDGQNPPEEIERLCDTLEEGGYDVVSGWRKNRQDSWLRTFVSRCANRIISRMTGVNLHDYGCTLKAYRAKVLRDARLYGEMHRFIPVYASMHGAKICEVVVDHKPRTQGQSKYGYGRIFKVLADLLLVRMLQRYRTKPMHFFGKIAQWSLLGTAACLVFALGNAIYAADPWRAFWGKAPLVAVMFFLLGGFALMLGLVAELAMRAAFEFNQGRYWDEARRLNLPAGDGWSPRSAESDELRMPAIEELAER, via the coding sequence ATGCCCCGCTTGCACCCCGAAGTTTCCGTGGTCGTGCCCGTCTTCGAGGAGGAGGCGAGTCTCCCCGTGGTGGTGCCGCACTTCCTCGCCGTACTCGGACGCCAGCGCCGCCGGTTCGAACTGATCTTCGTGAATGACGGTTCGCGTGACCGCACCGCTGAATTGTTGGATACGTTCGCGCACCAGGATTCGCGGGTCTGCGTGATTCACCTGGCGCGCAACTTCGGCCAGACCGCGGCGCTCATGGCCGGCTTCTGGGCGGCGCGGGCCCCGATCATCGTGCCACTCGACGGTGACGGGCAGAATCCCCCCGAAGAAATCGAGCGTCTGTGCGACACGCTCGAGGAGGGCGGTTACGACGTGGTCAGCGGGTGGCGGAAAAACCGCCAGGACTCCTGGCTGCGCACCTTCGTGTCGCGCTGCGCCAATCGCATCATCAGCCGTATGACGGGGGTCAACCTGCACGATTACGGTTGCACGCTCAAGGCCTATCGCGCCAAGGTGCTCCGCGACGCGCGCCTGTATGGTGAGATGCACCGCTTTATCCCGGTTTACGCATCCATGCACGGCGCGAAGATCTGCGAGGTCGTGGTCGACCACAAGCCCCGTACGCAAGGTCAGAGCAAGTACGGCTACGGACGGATCTTCAAAGTGCTTGCCGATCTGCTGCTGGTGCGGATGCTGCAGCGCTACCGGACGAAGCCGATGCACTTCTTCGGCAAGATCGCGCAGTGGTCATTGCTGGGTACCGCGGCGTGCCTGGTTTTCGCGCTGGGCAATGCGATCTACGCGGCCGATCCGTGGCGGGCGTTCTGGGGCAAGGCGCCGCTGGTGGCCGTGATGTTCTTCCTGCTCGGGGGGTTCGCGCTGATGCTGGGCCTGGTGGCCGAACTCGCCATGCGGGCGGCCTTTGAGTTCAACCAGGGGCGCTACTGGGACGAAGCTCGCCGCCTCAACCTTCCTGCGGGCGATGGCTGGTCCCCGCGCTCGGCGGAAAGTGACGAACTGCGCATGCCGGCCATCGAGGAGTTGGCGGAGCGTTAG
- the purE gene encoding 5-(carboxyamino)imidazole ribonucleotide mutase yields MNARFDVAILMGSANDWEVMRAASETLTEFGVAHEARVLSAHRTPEETAAYVRECDASGVRAFIAAAGMAAHLAGAVAANTTRPVLGVPLAASPLGGLDALLSTVQMPPGVPVATFAVGTAGATNAALFAIQLLANERPELRDKLTASRRARAEKILATQLPRS; encoded by the coding sequence ATGAACGCACGCTTTGATGTGGCCATCCTGATGGGTAGCGCGAACGACTGGGAAGTCATGCGCGCCGCGTCCGAGACTCTCACAGAGTTCGGCGTGGCACACGAAGCCCGGGTGCTCTCCGCCCATCGCACCCCGGAGGAGACCGCCGCGTACGTCCGTGAATGTGATGCCTCCGGCGTTCGGGCGTTCATCGCGGCCGCCGGCATGGCGGCGCACCTGGCCGGCGCAGTGGCGGCCAACACGACGCGCCCAGTGTTGGGCGTCCCGCTGGCGGCGTCGCCGCTGGGCGGGCTGGATGCCCTGCTTTCCACGGTCCAGATGCCCCCGGGCGTTCCGGTGGCGACATTCGCGGTCGGCACCGCCGGCGCAACCAACGCCGCCCTCTTCGCGATCCAGCTCCTGGCGAACGAGCGCCCCGAGTTACGCGACAAACTGACCGCTTCCCGGCGAGCGCGGGCCGAGAAGATCCTCGCGACACAATTGCCGCGCTCCTGA